One genomic window of Vibrio parahaemolyticus includes the following:
- the yaaA gene encoding peroxide stress protein YaaA, with translation MLIVVSPAKTLDYESPLATEKFTQPELIEYSKELIDVCRKLTPADVASLMKVSDKIADLNVGRFQEWSETFTTENSRQAIFAFKGDVYTGLEAETLSDADFEYAQKHLRMLSGLYGLLKPLDLMQPYRLEMGTKLANEKGSNLYQFWGNVITDKLNEAIAEQGDNVLINLASNEYFKAVKPKNLDAQVITPIFKDCKNGQYKVISFYAKKARGMMARYIIENRIESVADLTKFDTAGYYFVEEESTPTDLVFKREEQN, from the coding sequence GTTTCTCCAGCGAAGACCCTCGATTACGAGTCTCCGCTCGCGACAGAAAAATTTACTCAACCAGAGTTAATTGAATATTCAAAAGAATTGATCGACGTTTGCCGCAAACTGACGCCTGCTGATGTTGCCTCTTTAATGAAAGTGAGTGACAAAATAGCCGATCTGAACGTCGGGCGATTCCAAGAGTGGAGCGAAACGTTCACAACGGAAAACTCGCGTCAGGCCATTTTTGCGTTTAAAGGTGATGTGTACACGGGCTTGGAAGCTGAAACACTATCAGATGCGGACTTCGAATACGCGCAAAAACACTTACGCATGCTATCTGGTCTGTACGGTCTGCTCAAACCGCTCGACTTAATGCAACCATACCGTCTGGAGATGGGGACAAAACTGGCGAACGAGAAAGGTAGCAACCTGTACCAGTTCTGGGGCAATGTGATTACCGACAAGCTCAATGAAGCGATTGCTGAGCAAGGCGACAATGTTTTGATCAATCTTGCGTCGAATGAGTATTTTAAAGCGGTGAAGCCAAAGAACTTGGATGCACAAGTGATTACGCCAATTTTCAAAGACTGTAAGAATGGCCAATACAAGGTGATCAGTTTTTATGCGAAGAAAGCGCGTGGCATGATGGCGCGTTACATCATCGAAAATCGCATTGAGAGCGTGGCGGATTTAACGAAGTTTGATACCGCTGGCTACTACTTTGTTGAGGAAGAGTCGACACCAACAGACTTGGTATTTAAACGTGAAGAGCAAAACTGA
- the srmB gene encoding ATP-dependent RNA helicase SrmB, producing the protein MIRTFAELDLDQNLLEAIEEMGYERPTKIQAEAIPQALDGRDILASAPTGTGKTAAFVLPALQYLQDFPRRKPGPARILILTPTRELAMQVADQARALAKNTKLNIFTITGGVQYQEHADILATTQDIVVATPGRLREYIDAERFDCRAIEWLVLDEADRMLDMGFAPTVDRLSNECRWRKQTLLFSATLEGKGVEGFTADLLNEPAEIDAKSPLRERKKIAQWYHRADSAEHKLALLKHIITEQAERTIVFLKTRERLAELRAQLESAQIPCSWIQGEMPQDRRNNAIARFRDGTVNVLLATDVAARGIDLPDVSHVINYDMPRTADVYLHRIGRTARAGKKGNAISIVEAHDQPMMDRVARYVKEDIKERFIKEMRPKHKKPVFKKKKKKEDKKKTAKKKTAKKK; encoded by the coding sequence GTGATCAGAACCTTTGCTGAACTTGATCTAGACCAAAACCTACTTGAAGCCATTGAAGAGATGGGCTACGAACGCCCAACTAAAATTCAGGCAGAAGCGATTCCACAAGCGTTGGATGGTCGTGACATTCTAGCGTCAGCGCCAACGGGTACTGGTAAAACGGCAGCCTTCGTTCTGCCAGCATTGCAATACTTGCAAGATTTCCCTCGTCGTAAACCTGGGCCAGCGCGTATTTTGATCCTTACGCCAACTCGCGAACTAGCTATGCAGGTTGCCGACCAAGCTCGTGCTTTGGCAAAGAACACTAAGCTGAACATCTTCACGATCACAGGCGGCGTTCAATACCAAGAACACGCAGACATCCTAGCAACTACGCAAGACATCGTAGTTGCAACACCAGGCCGTCTACGTGAGTACATTGATGCAGAACGTTTTGATTGTCGTGCTATCGAATGGCTGGTTCTCGATGAAGCAGACCGCATGCTGGACATGGGCTTTGCTCCAACGGTTGACCGCCTGTCGAATGAATGTCGCTGGCGTAAGCAAACCCTTCTGTTCTCAGCAACATTGGAAGGTAAAGGCGTAGAAGGCTTCACAGCTGACCTACTGAACGAGCCAGCAGAGATCGACGCAAAATCGCCACTGCGTGAGCGTAAGAAGATTGCTCAATGGTATCACCGTGCTGATAGCGCAGAACACAAACTGGCTCTGCTGAAACATATCATCACAGAGCAAGCTGAGCGCACTATCGTGTTCTTAAAAACTCGTGAACGCTTGGCAGAGCTACGTGCACAACTTGAGAGCGCACAAATCCCGTGTTCGTGGATTCAAGGTGAAATGCCTCAAGATCGTCGTAATAATGCCATTGCACGTTTCCGTGACGGCACTGTGAACGTGCTACTAGCAACTGACGTTGCGGCGCGTGGTATCGACCTTCCTGATGTTTCTCACGTTATCAACTACGACATGCCGCGCACGGCTGACGTATACCTTCACCGTATCGGCCGTACAGCTCGTGCAGGTAAGAAAGGTAACGCAATCTCAATCGTAGAAGCGCACGACCAGCCAATGATGGATCGCGTAGCACGTTACGTGAAAGAAGACATCAAAGAGCGTTTCATTAAAGAGATGCGCCCTAAGCACAAGAAACCTGTGTTTAAGAAGAAAAAGAAAAAAGAAGACAAGAAGAAAACAGCGAAAAAGAAAACCGCTAAGAAGAAGTAA
- a CDS encoding tRNA1(Val) (adenine(37)-N6)-methyltransferase, with protein MKSGKFQTKGFKFKQFCIEGGESGMPVSTDGVMLGAWMESPSPAHILDIGTGTGLLALMCAQRFPDAKITAVDIETTAVEAASHNFSHSPWHDRLSVQHTDVLSFSPPQRFQRIVCNPPYFNTGEQAKQSQRATARHTDSLRHDALLKCCYQLLDTEGKASFALPITEGELFIELALTQGWALSRLCRVQPSEKKPVHRLLFELAKQPCDTQESHLIIHSSDGYSDDFVRLTHEFYLKM; from the coding sequence ATGAAGAGCGGAAAATTTCAAACTAAAGGCTTCAAGTTTAAGCAGTTTTGTATCGAAGGAGGCGAAAGTGGCATGCCGGTGAGTACCGACGGCGTGATGCTTGGCGCGTGGATGGAAAGTCCGAGCCCTGCCCATATCTTGGATATCGGGACAGGAACAGGGTTACTCGCTTTGATGTGTGCTCAACGCTTTCCTGACGCAAAAATTACCGCCGTTGACATCGAAACCACAGCGGTTGAAGCCGCAAGCCACAATTTTTCGCACTCGCCGTGGCACGACCGACTCTCAGTTCAGCATACCGATGTTTTGAGTTTTTCGCCGCCGCAACGCTTTCAACGCATTGTTTGCAACCCACCCTATTTCAACACTGGTGAGCAAGCTAAACAAAGCCAGCGAGCAACCGCAAGGCATACCGACTCCCTACGCCATGATGCGTTGCTTAAGTGTTGTTATCAGTTGCTAGATACAGAAGGAAAAGCCAGCTTTGCGCTGCCAATCACCGAAGGGGAGCTATTTATTGAACTAGCATTAACCCAGGGTTGGGCTCTATCTCGACTGTGCCGCGTGCAACCATCGGAAAAGAAACCCGTGCACCGTTTGCTGTTTGAACTGGCAAAGCAACCTTGCGATACTCAAGAGTCACATTTGATCATTCACTCATCAGACGGTTACAGCGATGATTTTGTCCGCTTAACCCACGAGTTTTATCTTAAGATGTGA
- the brnQ gene encoding branched-chain amino acid transport system II carrier protein yields MKQTLKLTDIVAVGFMLFAFFLGAGNIIFPPLAGQLAGENLLPAMFGFLLTAVGLPLITIVAIAVAGGSWDHLTQDLPKKAAVLMAALIFIIIGPAFAAPRTGLVAYEMAVKPFFVEASQAHLTAFSVIFFAVAMLFSWFQGRLIDLIGKVLTPALFVGLIILAVAVFLDPQGDMIGARGEYLTQPLTKGFLEGYNTMDTFASLMFGMLMVDALRGKGITERSATTKYLIFAGCIAAAGLAFVYISLFYLGATSATVAAGADNGGLILSQYVQALFGPYGQIVLSVIVLLACLTTAIGLISACSDFFSSKTSLSYKQWVLINGAVCALVANVGLAQLISLSVPVLFALYPVAIALVALTFVRSKLPNPRFAYRAVLLVSLLFALVDAAKVAGLDVSAFNVLPLFEVGMGWVLPTLAAIICMFFISKSVQPELREEAA; encoded by the coding sequence GTGAAGCAGACGTTAAAACTAACAGATATTGTCGCAGTAGGCTTTATGCTATTTGCGTTCTTTTTAGGTGCAGGCAACATCATCTTTCCACCTCTAGCGGGTCAGCTCGCGGGTGAAAACCTATTGCCAGCGATGTTCGGTTTCTTGCTAACAGCGGTAGGTCTACCTCTTATTACTATCGTTGCTATTGCTGTAGCAGGTGGATCATGGGATCACTTGACTCAAGATCTTCCGAAAAAAGCAGCAGTATTGATGGCAGCACTTATCTTCATCATTATTGGTCCTGCGTTTGCAGCGCCTCGTACAGGTCTAGTAGCTTACGAGATGGCCGTGAAGCCATTCTTTGTTGAAGCTTCTCAAGCGCACCTTACCGCGTTCTCTGTGATCTTTTTTGCGGTTGCAATGTTGTTCTCTTGGTTCCAAGGCCGTCTTATCGACTTGATCGGTAAAGTGCTGACTCCAGCGCTGTTTGTCGGTTTGATCATTCTTGCTGTTGCAGTATTCCTAGATCCTCAAGGCGATATGATTGGTGCACGCGGTGAGTACCTAACTCAGCCACTAACCAAAGGCTTCCTTGAAGGCTACAACACCATGGATACTTTCGCATCGCTGATGTTTGGTATGTTGATGGTGGATGCACTGCGCGGCAAAGGTATTACGGAGCGTTCTGCGACGACTAAGTACCTGATTTTTGCAGGTTGTATCGCTGCGGCTGGTCTAGCATTTGTTTACATTTCGCTATTCTACCTAGGCGCTACCAGTGCAACAGTTGCTGCGGGCGCAGACAACGGTGGTCTGATTCTAAGCCAGTACGTTCAAGCATTGTTTGGCCCTTACGGTCAAATCGTTCTTTCTGTGATTGTATTGTTAGCGTGTCTGACAACGGCTATCGGTCTGATTTCAGCATGTTCTGATTTCTTCAGCTCGAAGACATCACTGTCATACAAGCAGTGGGTTCTAATCAACGGTGCCGTATGTGCGCTAGTTGCTAACGTTGGTCTAGCGCAATTGATTTCGCTCTCTGTACCTGTACTGTTTGCCCTTTACCCAGTGGCGATTGCTTTGGTTGCTCTTACCTTTGTTCGTAGCAAGCTGCCAAATCCTCGCTTTGCATACCGTGCGGTACTGCTAGTATCACTATTATTCGCACTTGTTGATGCAGCGAAAGTTGCTGGTTTGGATGTATCTGCGTTCAACGTACTACCGCTGTTTGAAGTGGGCATGGGTTGGGTTCTTCCTACTCTGGCAGCTATCATCTGCATGTTCTTCATCTCTAAATCTGTTCAACCAGAACTACGAGAAGAAGCGGCGTAA
- the fldB gene encoding flavodoxin FldB, which produces MKIGLFYGSTTCYTEMAAEKIRNIIGADLVDIHNVKETPLSLMAEYDLLLLGISTWDFGEIQEDWSAIWQDIASTPLKGKVVALFGLGDQEGYGEWYLDAMGLLHDELKATGAQFIGYWPNEGYEFEASKALTEDGSQFVGLALDEDSQYDLSDERIEKWCEQVLVEFHDTL; this is translated from the coding sequence ATGAAAATCGGACTCTTTTACGGCTCAACAACCTGCTACACCGAGATGGCAGCAGAGAAAATTCGCAACATTATTGGTGCAGACCTTGTCGATATTCACAATGTGAAAGAGACGCCGCTATCGCTGATGGCTGAGTATGATTTATTGCTTCTAGGCATCTCGACTTGGGACTTTGGTGAGATCCAAGAAGATTGGAGCGCTATTTGGCAAGACATCGCGTCTACGCCGTTGAAAGGCAAAGTTGTGGCACTATTTGGTCTTGGCGACCAAGAAGGCTACGGTGAATGGTACCTTGATGCCATGGGCCTACTGCACGACGAGTTAAAAGCAACCGGCGCCCAGTTTATCGGTTATTGGCCAAACGAAGGCTATGAGTTTGAAGCCTCTAAAGCGCTAACGGAAGATGGCAGCCAATTTGTTGGCCTAGCACTAGATGAAGACTCTCAATACGATTTGAGTGACGAGCGAATTGAAAAGTGGTGTGAACAAGTACTTGTGGAGTTCCACGATACGCTTTAA
- the xerD gene encoding site-specific tyrosine recombinase XerD: MTAQQPVNQQDFALVEQFLDAMWMERGLSENTLASYRNDLMKLLTWMEHHRYRLDFISLSGLQEYQTYLVDLDYKQTSRARMLSAIRRLFQYLHREKVRADDPSALLVSPKLPQRLPKDISEEQVDALLDAPDPNDPVELRDKAMLELLYATGLRVTELVSLTMENISLRQGVVRVTGKGGKERLVPMGENAVDWIETFIQQGRPALLGETSSDVVFPSKRARQMTRQTFWHRIKYYAVIAGIDTDLLSPHVLRHAFATHLLNYGADLRVVQMLLGHSDLSTTQIYTHVATERLKQIHSQHHPRA, from the coding sequence ATGACGGCACAACAGCCTGTCAATCAACAAGATTTTGCGCTTGTTGAGCAATTCTTAGATGCAATGTGGATGGAGCGCGGTCTGTCAGAGAATACGCTGGCTTCGTACCGAAATGACTTAATGAAGCTTCTCACTTGGATGGAGCATCATCGTTACCGCCTCGATTTCATCAGTTTGTCTGGACTTCAAGAATACCAAACGTATCTGGTGGATTTGGATTACAAGCAGACGTCACGTGCTCGTATGCTGTCAGCCATTCGCCGTTTGTTTCAGTATCTTCACCGCGAAAAAGTGCGTGCCGATGACCCAAGTGCCTTGTTGGTCAGCCCGAAATTGCCACAACGCTTACCGAAAGACATCAGCGAAGAGCAAGTGGACGCACTTTTGGACGCGCCAGATCCGAATGATCCGGTAGAACTGCGCGATAAAGCCATGCTTGAGTTGTTGTACGCGACTGGGTTGCGTGTGACAGAACTCGTCAGCCTGACGATGGAAAACATCAGTTTACGTCAGGGCGTCGTGCGTGTGACGGGTAAAGGTGGCAAGGAACGTTTAGTGCCGATGGGGGAAAATGCGGTCGATTGGATTGAAACATTCATCCAGCAAGGTCGCCCTGCATTATTGGGAGAAACGTCTTCCGATGTGGTATTCCCAAGTAAACGAGCACGCCAAATGACTCGTCAGACGTTTTGGCATCGTATCAAATACTATGCTGTCATTGCTGGCATCGATACCGACCTGCTGTCGCCGCACGTTTTACGCCACGCGTTTGCAACGCATTTATTGAACTATGGCGCAGATCTCAGGGTCGTACAGATGCTGCTAGGGCATAGTGACTTATCGACCACGCAAATTTATACTCACGTGGCGACTGAACGATTGAAGCAGATCCACAGTCAACACCACCCAAGAGCATAA
- the dsbC gene encoding bifunctional protein-disulfide isomerase/oxidoreductase DsbC → MSVLRRLTLLTLPFFITACGAEESQAKTETPAQQAAPTAQQHFDEAALKAKFSKLGLSIIDIQPSDVAGLLEIQTNGGILFASNNGDHFIAGTLYAIDDNGGYKDVLAERQAPLNAEKIAKFADSMIEYKADNEKYVVTVFTDITCGYCVRLHNQMQGYNDLGITVRYMAYPRQGATGPVAEQMATIWCAEDPKAAMHNAKVSRTFDNPAKDLEQCKETIQAHYNVGRQLGISGTPAIFLPNGEMVGGYLPPAELLKRLEQL, encoded by the coding sequence ATGAGCGTATTACGCCGACTAACTCTGCTGACTTTACCATTCTTTATTACCGCGTGTGGTGCGGAAGAAAGTCAGGCAAAAACCGAAACTCCTGCACAACAGGCTGCGCCAACTGCGCAACAACACTTTGATGAAGCGGCGCTAAAAGCGAAGTTCTCGAAACTAGGTCTGTCTATTATTGATATTCAACCTTCAGATGTGGCGGGCCTGCTAGAAATTCAAACCAACGGCGGCATATTGTTTGCGTCAAACAATGGCGATCACTTTATTGCAGGTACGCTATACGCGATTGATGACAACGGCGGTTACAAAGACGTACTTGCAGAACGCCAAGCGCCTTTGAATGCTGAGAAAATTGCTAAGTTTGCAGACAGCATGATCGAATACAAAGCGGACAACGAAAAGTACGTGGTGACGGTATTTACTGACATCACTTGTGGCTACTGTGTTCGTCTGCATAACCAAATGCAGGGCTACAATGATCTAGGTATTACTGTGCGTTACATGGCCTACCCTCGCCAAGGTGCGACAGGGCCTGTTGCTGAGCAAATGGCAACGATTTGGTGTGCAGAAGATCCAAAAGCGGCGATGCATAACGCGAAAGTGAGCCGCACTTTCGACAATCCAGCGAAAGATCTTGAACAATGTAAAGAGACCATCCAAGCGCACTACAACGTTGGTCGTCAGTTAGGTATTTCAGGTACACCTGCAATCTTCCTTCCAAACGGTGAGATGGTTGGTGGTTACTTACCGCCAGCTGAACTACTGAAACGTTTAGAGCAACTGTAA
- the recJ gene encoding single-stranded-DNA-specific exonuclease RecJ → MIEIQRRPEPDLSLLPDSIPPILKRIYINRGITDIAQLETSARGLHSYQKLGGIEQAVELLFQAIQEQKRIIVVGDFDADGATSSALSVLALRMLGSNNVDYLVPNRFEDGYGLSPEVVDQALELGAEMIMTVDNGVSSIEGVRYAKENGITVLVTDHHLPGQVLPEVDAMVNPNLDSCAFPSKALAGVGVAFYLMMALCVHMRKHNWFTQQGMQEPKLMELIDLVALGTVADVVPLDENNRILVHQGLQRIRAGKARPGIQALIEVAKRDARRLVASDFGFALGPRINAAGRLDDMSFGVELLMCNNIHAARRMASELDGLNQTRKEIEEGMKQEAMAFCERLQFGENSELPYGLSLFQRDWHQGVIGILASRIKEKFHRPVIAFADGGEGTIKGSCRSIPGLHMRDALDFIDTQNPGLIIKFGGHAMAAGLTIKEQDFERFSRLFDEVVKKELDEAALKGVILTDGELKPEEFSMHIAEQLRAGGPFGQAFPEPIFDGEFKVLHQKLVGEKHLKLMLEPLYKGHPTNVMIDGIAFNVDLRRWPDASVKTVRLAYKLDVNEFRGNQSLQLMIDHIEAK, encoded by the coding sequence ATGATAGAAATTCAACGACGTCCCGAACCGGATCTTTCCCTTCTCCCAGATTCCATTCCTCCGATCTTAAAACGCATTTACATCAATCGCGGTATTACTGACATCGCGCAGCTAGAAACCTCTGCTCGTGGATTGCATTCGTACCAAAAGCTTGGCGGCATTGAGCAGGCGGTTGAGTTATTGTTCCAAGCGATTCAAGAGCAAAAACGCATCATCGTGGTGGGTGATTTTGACGCAGATGGCGCAACGAGTTCTGCTCTTTCTGTATTGGCATTGCGTATGCTTGGCAGCAATAACGTCGATTACTTGGTGCCGAACCGCTTTGAAGATGGCTACGGTTTGAGCCCAGAGGTGGTCGATCAAGCATTGGAACTTGGCGCAGAAATGATCATGACGGTCGACAATGGCGTATCGTCGATTGAAGGTGTGCGCTACGCCAAAGAAAATGGCATTACCGTATTGGTGACAGACCACCATTTGCCAGGACAAGTTCTGCCAGAAGTGGATGCGATGGTGAACCCAAACCTCGACAGTTGTGCGTTTCCTTCTAAAGCGTTGGCTGGCGTTGGTGTGGCGTTCTATCTGATGATGGCGTTGTGTGTCCACATGCGCAAACACAACTGGTTTACTCAGCAAGGCATGCAAGAGCCGAAACTGATGGAGCTGATCGACCTTGTCGCACTGGGCACTGTCGCTGATGTTGTGCCGCTTGATGAGAACAACCGAATTCTGGTGCATCAAGGTTTGCAGCGTATTCGTGCGGGGAAAGCGCGCCCAGGTATTCAGGCTTTGATTGAAGTGGCGAAACGCGATGCGCGACGTTTGGTGGCATCGGACTTCGGTTTTGCATTGGGGCCGCGTATTAATGCCGCTGGCCGTTTAGACGACATGTCTTTTGGTGTTGAGCTACTGATGTGTAACAACATCCACGCCGCACGTCGCATGGCCAGTGAGCTTGATGGGCTCAATCAGACTCGTAAAGAGATTGAAGAAGGCATGAAGCAAGAAGCGATGGCGTTTTGTGAACGTTTGCAGTTTGGCGAAAACAGCGAGCTGCCATACGGCTTATCGCTGTTCCAACGCGATTGGCACCAAGGTGTGATTGGTATTCTCGCTTCGCGTATCAAAGAGAAATTCCATCGTCCAGTCATTGCCTTTGCTGACGGTGGTGAAGGGACGATCAAGGGTTCCTGTCGTTCGATTCCCGGATTACACATGCGTGATGCGTTGGACTTCATCGATACGCAAAATCCAGGTTTGATCATCAAGTTTGGCGGTCACGCGATGGCGGCAGGATTAACCATCAAAGAGCAAGATTTTGAGCGTTTCAGTCGTTTATTCGATGAAGTGGTGAAAAAAGAGCTCGACGAAGCGGCTCTAAAAGGCGTGATTCTTACTGATGGCGAGTTAAAACCGGAAGAGTTTTCTATGCACATTGCGGAGCAGTTGCGCGCTGGTGGGCCATTCGGACAAGCTTTTCCTGAGCCAATCTTTGATGGTGAGTTTAAGGTGTTGCACCAAAAATTGGTGGGAGAAAAACATCTTAAACTGATGTTGGAGCCTTTATACAAAGGGCATCCGACCAATGTGATGATTGATGGAATTGCATTTAACGTCGATTTACGCCGTTGGCCTGACGCATCGGTCAAAACTGTACGTTTGGCTTACAAGCTGGATGTGAATGAATTTCGTGGTAACCAATCATTGCAACTGATGATTGATCACATCGAAGCCAAGTAA
- the prfB gene encoding peptide chain release factor 2 (programmed frameshift), giving the protein MFEINPIKNRLQDVSERTNVLRGYLDYDAKKERLEEVNAELEQPDVWNEPERAQALGKERASLEAVVETIDQLEQGVEDVDGLLELAVEEQDQETFDEIEPELAELEEKLAQLEFRRMFSGDHDSSDCYIDLQAGSGGTEAQDWTNMMLRMYLRWAEAKGFKAEVIEVSEGEVAGLKSATVRISGDYAYGWLRTETGVHRLVRKSPFDSGGRRHTSFASAFIYPEIDENIAIDINPADLRIDVYRASGAGGQHVNTTESAVRITHVPTNTVVQCQNDRSQHKNKDQAMKQLRAKLFELELQKQNAEKQANEDAKSDIGWGSQIRSYVLDDSRIKDLRTGVENRNTQAVLDGDLDKFIEASLKSGL; this is encoded by the exons ATGTTTGAAATCAATCCCATTAAAAACCGTCTTCAGGACGTGTCTGAGCGCACGAATGTCCTGAGGGGGTATCTT GACTATGACGCGAAGAAAGAGCGTCTAGAAGAAGTCAACGCAGAACTTGAACAGCCAGATGTATGGAACGAGCCTGAACGTGCACAAGCACTAGGTAAAGAACGTGCATCACTTGAAGCCGTAGTTGAAACTATTGATCAACTAGAGCAAGGTGTAGAAGATGTTGATGGTCTTCTTGAACTGGCTGTTGAAGAACAAGACCAAGAAACGTTTGATGAAATCGAACCAGAACTTGCAGAGTTGGAAGAGAAGCTTGCGCAGCTAGAATTCCGCCGCATGTTCTCTGGTGACCACGATAGCTCTGATTGCTACATTGACTTGCAAGCAGGTTCAGGTGGTACTGAGGCGCAAGACTGGACCAACATGATGTTACGCATGTACTTACGCTGGGCAGAAGCGAAAGGCTTCAAGGCGGAAGTAATCGAAGTATCTGAAGGTGAGGTTGCGGGTCTTAAATCTGCAACGGTTCGTATCTCTGGTGATTACGCTTACGGTTGGCTACGTACAGAAACTGGTGTTCACCGTTTAGTACGTAAATCGCCATTCGATTCAGGCGGCCGTCGTCATACGTCTTTTGCGTCTGCGTTCATCTACCCAGAGATTGATGAAAACATTGCTATCGACATTAACCCTGCTGATCTACGTATCGACGTTTACCGTGCGTCAGGTGCGGGTGGCCAGCACGTCAACACCACTGAATCTGCGGTACGTATTACGCACGTACCAACGAATACTGTGGTGCAGTGTCAAAACGACCGTTCTCAACATAAGAACAAAGATCAGGCAATGAAACAGCTTCGAGCGAAGCTATTTGAGCTTGAATTGCAAAAGCAAAACGCGGAAAAACAAGCTAATGAAGACGCTAAGTCTGACATTGGCTGGGGTAGCCAGATCCGTTCTTACGTATTGGATGATTCACGCATTAAAGACCTCCGTACGGGCGTTGAAAACCGTAACACTCAAGCGGTTCTTGATGGCGATCTGGACAAATTTATTGAAGCTAGCCTGAAATCAGGCCTATAA
- the lysS gene encoding lysine--tRNA ligase: protein MTDAVQNETVQEENKLIAERRAKLDEIRKSCKANGHPNDFRRDALAGDLQKEFGEKTKEELEELNHVVAIAGRIMAKRGPFLVIQETSGRIQAYADKEVQKELKEKYQGLDIGDIIGVKGALHKSGKGDLYVNMEEYELLTKALRPLPEKFHGLTDQEMRYRQRYVDLIVNEDSRNAFVVRSKVMSAIRNFMISKQFMEVETPMMHVIPGGASARPFITHHNALDMPMYLRIAPELYLKRLVVGGFDRVFEINRNFRNEGLSPRHNPEFTMMEFYMAYADYKDLMDFTEELLSSVALEVLGSTSMPYGEDTVEFGGKYARMSMFEAIKHYNPDHAQIQALTEEDLQNRELMVSIAKSVHVEVEPFWTCGQLLEEIFGETAEPKLMQPTFITGYPADISPLARRSDDNPFFTDRFEFFIGGREVANGFSELNDAEDQDARFKAQVEAKESGDDEAMFYDADYITALEHGLPPTAGQGIGIDRLVMLLTNTHTIRDVILFPAMRPQA, encoded by the coding sequence ATGACTGATGCTGTTCAAAACGAAACTGTACAAGAAGAAAACAAGCTGATTGCTGAGCGCCGCGCTAAACTGGACGAAATCCGAAAGAGCTGCAAAGCAAACGGCCACCCAAACGACTTCCGTCGTGACGCACTAGCGGGCGACCTTCAAAAAGAGTTCGGTGAAAAGACTAAGGAAGAGCTAGAAGAGCTTAACCACGTAGTAGCGATCGCTGGTCGTATTATGGCAAAACGTGGTCCATTCCTAGTAATTCAAGAAACATCTGGCCGTATCCAAGCTTACGCAGACAAAGAAGTTCAAAAAGAACTGAAAGAGAAATACCAAGGTCTTGATATCGGCGACATCATCGGTGTTAAAGGTGCGCTACACAAATCTGGTAAAGGCGACCTATACGTGAACATGGAAGAGTACGAGTTGCTAACAAAAGCACTTCGTCCACTTCCTGAGAAGTTCCACGGTCTAACTGACCAAGAAATGCGTTACCGTCAGCGTTACGTAGACCTAATCGTTAACGAAGATTCTCGTAATGCATTCGTTGTACGTTCTAAAGTTATGTCTGCAATTCGTAACTTCATGATCTCTAAACAGTTCATGGAAGTTGAAACGCCAATGATGCACGTGATCCCTGGTGGTGCAAGTGCTCGCCCATTCATCACGCATCACAACGCGCTAGACATGCCAATGTACCTGCGTATTGCGCCTGAGCTATACCTGAAGCGTCTAGTTGTTGGTGGCTTTGATCGCGTATTCGAAATCAACCGTAACTTCCGTAACGAAGGTCTTTCTCCACGTCACAACCCAGAATTCACAATGATGGAATTCTACATGGCGTACGCGGATTACAAAGATCTAATGGACTTCACTGAGGAACTACTAAGCTCTGTAGCACTAGAAGTTCTAGGTTCAACATCAATGCCTTACGGTGAAGATACTGTTGAGTTTGGCGGTAAGTACGCTCGCATGAGCATGTTTGAAGCAATCAAACACTACAACCCAGACCACGCTCAAATCCAAGCGCTAACGGAAGAAGATCTACAAAACCGCGAACTAATGGTTTCTATCGCGAAATCTGTTCACGTTGAAGTAGAACCTTTCTGGACTTGTGGTCAGCTTCTTGAAGAGATCTTCGGTGAAACTGCAGAACCTAAACTAATGCAGCCTACGTTCATCACTGGCTACCCAGCGGATATTTCTCCACTGGCACGTCGTAGCGATGACAACCCATTCTTCACAGACCGCTTTGAGTTCTTCATCGGTGGCCGTGAAGTAGCAAACGGCTTCTCAGAGCTTAACGATGCAGAAGACCAAGACGCGCGCTTTAAAGCACAGGTTGAAGCAAAAGAATCTGGTGATGACGAAGCGATGTTCTACGATGCAGACTACATCACTGCACTAGAGCACGGTCTACCACCAACAGCAGGTCAAGGTATCGGTATCGACCGCCTAGTTATGCTGCTAACTAACACGCACACTATCCGTGACGTGATCTTGTTCCCTGCAATGCGCCCACAAGCGTAA